The Drosophila innubila isolate TH190305 chromosome 3R unlocalized genomic scaffold, UK_Dinn_1.0 2_E_3R, whole genome shotgun sequence genome has a segment encoding these proteins:
- the LOC117791165 gene encoding calcium uptake protein 1 homolog, mitochondrial → MNAMLIHQWNKHRKHTQNCLQMHSHRHRALKICTLLLIAGLGFRQWLLPRVKRSSLMGMDDEKTKDGVKGLQKLEWQQTAGKCRTFPSSSHRGTFRDITIREYENRLRAHSQPEKIFGYFATIKTQNNAGQWEVYMTPIDFLRSMMPGIRQPDGLGLNGYRKMSREKAQELTFRSVPEDSIFYVLLPDGLLTFTDYLYLRMLMPMPEKFFEIGFRLFDPLGSDNLGMDGLSQLLKGVTVYERFKTNNSINHYFFGPKLDGKLNLNTFLKFKRKLVRDVLLIEFNLLRKSDGRKKRNENDPDTISEMSFGNMLLAYSSMPTHQKLATIQRIKEKYRKSDRGVTLEEFMAFFMFVQHIPTIDMALTYHFLAGADISRSTLKHISDIVVGVSLSSHIIDIIFTVFDTDNNDILGRSEFLQAVRHRMARKKRTKVSELFDMVVKCAGRAFLS, encoded by the coding sequence ATGAACGCGATGTTGATTCACCAATGGAATAAACACAGGAAACACACACAGAACTGCTTGCAAATGCATTCTCATCGACATCGAGCTCTCAAGATTTGCACTCTTCTCTTAATTGCTGGACTTGGCTTCCGGCAGTGGTTGCTGCCCCGCGTTAAACGTAGTTCACTGATGGGGATGGACGACGAGAAGACCAAAGATGGTGTCAAAGGGCTGCAAAAGCTCGAGTGGCAACAGACGGCAGGTAAATGCAGGACTTTTCCATCCTCATCGCATCGAGGCACGTTTCGAGATATTACCATAAGGGAGTACGAGAATCGACTGAGAGCGCATTCGCAGCCAGAGAAGATCTTTGGATACTTTGCGACGATCAAGACTCAAAACAATGCTGGACAATGGGAAGTCTATATGACACCAATTGATTTTCTGCGTTCCATGATGCCGGGCATAAGGCAGCCAGACGGATTGGGCTTAAATGGATATCGTAAAATGAGCAGGGAAAAAGCTCAAGAGCTTACCTTCCGGAGTGTTCCGGAAGACAGTATCTTCTATGTCCTGCTACCCGATGGACTTTTGACTTTCACGGACTATCTATACTTGCGTATGCTGATGCCCATGCCGGAGAAATTCTTTGAGATTGGCTTTCGTCTCTTTGATCCCCTTGGGAGCGATAACCTCGGCATGGATGGCTTGAGTCAACTGCTAAAGGGCGTCACGGTCTATGAGCGATTCAAGACAAACAACTCTATAAACCATTACTTTTTCGGTCCCAAACTCGATGGCAAGCTGAACCTCAATACATTTCTGAAGTTTAAGCGTAAATTGGTTCGCGACGTACTTTTGATCGAGTTCAACTTGCTGCGGAAATCGGATGGACGAAAGAAACGAAATGAGAATGATCCGGACACAATCAGTGAAATGTCCTTTGGCAACATGCTGCTGGCATATTCCTCAATGCCGACACACCAGAAACTCGCGACAATTCAGCGCATCAAGGAGAAGTATCGGAAATCAGATCGCGGCGTAACGCTTGAGGAGTTTATGGCATTCTTTATGTTCGTCCAGCATATACCGACCATCGACATGGCTCTAACCTATCACTTTTTGGCCGGAGCGGATATATCGCGTAGTACCCTGAAGCATATTTCTGATATCGTTGTGGGCGTTTCCCTATCGTCTCACATAATCGATATCATTTTCACTGTGTTTGATACCGATAACAATGACATCCTTGGACGCAGCGAGTTCCTTCAAGCTGTGCGCCATCGCATGGCAAGAAAAAAGCGAACTAAAGTTTCGGAACTATTTGATATGGTCGTTAAGTGTGCTGGCAGAGCTTTCTTATCGTGA